Proteins encoded by one window of Pseudomonas sp. LS44:
- a CDS encoding HlyD family secretion protein, with amino-acid sequence MTQKMQKWLGLGAIVLVLAGAAYAWKTLQPSGLGAGFASGNGRIEATEVDVAAKLPGRVAEVLVDEGDFVSVGQVVAKMDTQVLQAQLTQAEAQTRQAENAQLTAGALVAQRESEKQTAAAVVGQRQAELTAASKRFSRTETLVKRHAMAQQQLDDDRAVLQSAQAALAAARSQVISAEASIAAAKSQVVEAQSAVEAARASVERLQADIDDSQLKAPRAGRVQYRVAQAGEVLAAGGKVLNLVDLADVYMTFFLPSAQAGRVQLGQEVRLVIDALPQYVIPSKVSYVASVAQFTPKTVETASEREKLMFRVKARIDPALLEKRTAYVKTGVPGMAYLRLEPEAEWPAELQIKVPQ; translated from the coding sequence ATGACTCAAAAAATGCAGAAATGGTTAGGTCTCGGTGCAATCGTGTTGGTATTGGCCGGCGCCGCGTACGCTTGGAAAACCCTGCAACCTTCCGGCCTCGGCGCCGGATTCGCCAGCGGCAACGGTCGCATCGAAGCCACCGAGGTGGACGTGGCCGCCAAGTTGCCGGGGCGGGTTGCCGAAGTGCTGGTGGATGAGGGCGACTTCGTCAGCGTCGGCCAGGTGGTGGCGAAGATGGACACCCAGGTGCTGCAGGCCCAGCTCACCCAGGCCGAGGCGCAGACACGTCAGGCCGAGAACGCCCAGCTCACTGCCGGTGCCCTGGTGGCCCAGCGCGAGAGCGAGAAGCAGACCGCCGCCGCAGTGGTCGGCCAGCGCCAGGCCGAGCTGACCGCCGCCAGCAAGCGCTTCTCGCGCACCGAAACGCTGGTCAAACGCCACGCCATGGCCCAGCAGCAACTCGACGACGACCGCGCCGTGCTGCAAAGCGCCCAGGCCGCGCTGGCCGCTGCCCGTTCCCAGGTGATTTCCGCCGAGGCCAGTATCGCCGCTGCCAAGTCCCAGGTGGTCGAAGCGCAATCGGCGGTCGAGGCCGCACGCGCCAGCGTCGAGCGCCTGCAGGCAGACATCGACGACAGCCAGCTCAAGGCGCCACGCGCCGGTCGCGTGCAGTACCGCGTGGCGCAGGCCGGAGAGGTGCTCGCCGCTGGCGGCAAGGTGCTCAATCTGGTCGACCTGGCCGACGTGTACATGACCTTCTTCTTGCCTTCGGCGCAGGCCGGGCGGGTGCAACTCGGTCAGGAAGTGCGCCTGGTGATCGACGCGCTGCCGCAGTACGTGATCCCCTCCAAGGTCTCCTACGTTGCCAGCGTCGCGCAGTTCACGCCAAAAACCGTGGAGACCGCCAGCGAGCGCGAGAAGCTGATGTTCCGCGTCAAGGCGCGGATCGATCCGGCCCTGCTGGAGAAACGCACCGCCTACGTGAAGACCGGCGTACCGGGTATGGCCTACCTGCGCCTCGAACCTGAGGCCGAGTGGCCGGCTGAGTTGCAGATCAAGGTCCCGCAATGA